One region of Primulina tabacum isolate GXHZ01 chromosome 1, ASM2559414v2, whole genome shotgun sequence genomic DNA includes:
- the LOC142551779 gene encoding uncharacterized protein LOC142551779 — protein MRRDLISRIVNELESHSSYFQQRDDAARRKGLSQLQKCTAAIRQLAYGVSADHLDEYLRMGESTAIKCLFKFCGYVVELFGDRYLRRPNADDVQRLLQMHDERHNFPGMLGSLDCMHWEWKNCPVAWKGQFTRGHGSPTIVLEAVASQDLWIWHAFFGVAGSRNDINVLYESPIFNNVLQENAPEINFTVNGTQYTKGYYLTDGIYPEWATFVKAFPCPEDPKRRLFKERQRGRKKRC, from the coding sequence ATGCGAAGAGATTTAATCAGTCGCATAGTGAATGAACTTGAGAGTCATTCATCATACTTTCAGCAGAGGGACGATGCTGCGAGAAGAAAAGGCTTGTCACAACTACAAAAATGCACGGCTGCGATTCGTCAATTGGCTTATGGAGTCTCGGCCGACCATCTGGACGAGTACCTACGCATGGGTGAATCTACCGCCATCAAGTGTCTTTTCAAATTCTGTGGTTATGTGGTTGAACTATTTGGTGATCGATACTTGAGAAGGCCAAATGCTGATGATGTTCAACGTCTTCTTCAAATGCATGATGAGAGGCACAACTTCCCTGGAATGCTGGGCAGTCTTGATTGCATGCATTGGGAATGGAAAAATTGTCCAGTTGCTTGGAAAGGCCAGTTTACAAGAGGTCATGGATCACCAACAATTGTGCTAGAAGCGGTCGCGTCTCAAGACTTGTGGATATGGCATGCATTCTTTGGTGTCGCAGGTTCGCGTAATGATATTAATGTGTTGTACGAATCTCCCATATTCAATAACGTCTTGCAGGAAAATGCCCCAGAGATTAATTTCACGGTCAACGGGACTCAATATACGAAGGGATATTATCTAACAGATGGAATATATCCGGAATGGGCTACTTTCGTGAAGGCTTTTCCTTGCCCAGAAGATCCCAAGAGGAGGTTATTTAAGGAAAGACAAAGAGGCCGCAAGAAAAGATGTTGA
- the LOC142505452 gene encoding large ribosomal subunit protein uL24z-like — protein MKFNPRVSSSRRKSRKAHFTAPSSVRRVLMSAPLSADLRTKHNARSMPVRKDDEVQVVRGTYKGREGKVVQVYRKKWVIHVERITREKVNGSTVNVGIHPSKVVITKLRIDKDRKSLLDRKAKGRAAADKDKGTKFTAEDIMQTID, from the coding sequence ATGAAGTTCAACCCTCGAGTCTCCTCTTCCCGGCGCAAGAGCCGCAAGGCTCACTTCACTGCGCCTTCGAGCGTCCGCCGCGTTCTGATGAGCGCTCCGCTCTCGGCTGACCTCCGTACGAAGCACAATGCCCGGTCCATGCCGGTCCGAAAGGACGACGAGGTGCAGGTTGTTCGAGGGACGTACAAGGGCCGCGAAGGTAAGGTGGTACAAGTATACCGCAAGAAATGGGTTATCCACGTGGAGCGAATCACCCGTGAGAAGGTGAACGGATCCACTGTCAACGTTGGCATTCACCCTTCGAAGGTTGTCATCACCAAGCTCCGGATCGATAAGGATCGCAAGTCCCTCCTCGATCGCAAAGCTAAGGGACGTGCCGCCGCTGACAAGGACAAGGGAACTAAGTTCACCGCCGAGGATATCATGCAGACCATCGATTAA
- the LOC142505518 gene encoding adenylyl-sulfate kinase 3-like, producing the protein MLKVEKMTAVNCQKLNLGKTGDLNSPQALYTRLTPVKVAVWNGKGKKLGICGAAGRSSLLAPIKAMEASKPTTYANGQTKGVERDSAGDVHCSGFTDKSTLEMSTIGNSSNIVWHNCPVSKMDRQHLLNQKGCVIWITGLSGSGKSTLACALSRSLHSRGKLSYILDGDNCRHGLNRDLSFKAEDRAENIRRIGEVAKLFVDAGVISIASLISPFRKDRDACRALLPEGDFIEVYMDVPVQVCETRDPKGLYKLARAGKIKGFTGVDDPYEPPLNAEIVLQQSEEMCDSPTVLAKVIVSFLERKAKAHS; encoded by the exons atgttaaaagtgGAAAAAATGACCGCGGTTAATTGTCAAAAGTTGAACTTGGGTAAAACGGGAGATTTGAACTCTCCCCAGGCATTATACACCAGGTTGACGCCTGTGAAGGTGGCGGTGTGGAACGGCAAAGGTAAGAAATTGGGGATTTGCGGAGCAGCTGGAAGATCAAGCCTTTTGGCGCCAATTAAGGCGATGGAAGCTTCCAAGCCGACGACGTATGCCAATGGCCAGACGAAGGGGGTCGAACGCGATTCAGCCGGCGATGTTCACTGCAGCGGTTTCACGG ATAAAAGCACGCTCGAGATGTCAACGATTGGAAATTCATCAAATATTGTGTGGCACAATTGTCCTGTTAGCAAGATGGATAGGCAGCACTTGCTTAATCAGAAAGGCTGTGTCATTTGGATCACGGGATTAAGTGGTTCAG GAAAGAGTACTCTGGCATGCGCTTTAAGTCGTTCCTTACACAGTAGAGGAAAGCTCTCCTATATCCTCGATGGGGATAATTGCAGGCATGGTCTTAACCGTGATCTTAGTTTTAAAGCTGAAGACCGTGCTGAGAACATTAGAAGGATCG GAGAGGTAGCAAAGCTCTTTGTGGATGCTGGAGTCATTAGCATTGCAAGTTTAATATCTCCCTTCAGAAAGGACCGGGATGCCTGTCGGGCTTTACTTCCTGAAGGAGATTTTATTGAG GTATATATGGATGTTCCTGTACAAGTGTGTGAGACTAGGGATCCAAAGGGGTTGTACAAACTTGCAAGAGCTGGAAAAATCAAAG GTTTCACCGGTGTTGATGATCCATATGAGCCACCTTTGAATGCTGAG ATAGTGCTGCAGCAAAGCGAAGAGATGTGTGATTCTCCAACTGTTTTGGCTAAAGTCATTGTTTCGTTCTTGGAAAGAAAAG CGAAAGCGCACAGTTGA
- the LOC142515866 gene encoding cyclin-D5-1-like: protein MEDFETPLSNLLCNENETCLEEQYNQKDENFELYPVSESDCDYIENLIQRETSFQASGSDYSVKDKRSWFKCARLDAIKWILDAKGLFGFHLSTAYLSMIYFDRFFSRRWIDDEKLWAIRLLSVASLSIAAKMEEREVPGLSEYRVDEYNFEGTVIKKMELCVLNTLEWRMSYATPFAYLNYFTTKFCEELRHKELVNRAADLILAVMEEIDVSEHRPSVVAAAAVLAAYDNQLTKKLFEVKINAIPSWGYVEKEHTFSCYSLLQEIVMLKSKTPISNISRNLLSTNSSSIHVVDDTTTGIGTKRRLTYTDGDPHCPLHKVPKS from the exons ATGGAGGATTTTGAAACTCCATTGTCTAATCTTTTGTGTAACGAAAATGAGACCTGTTTGGAAGAACAGTATAATCAGAAAGATGAAAACTTTGAGCTTTATCCTGTTTCGGAATCCGATTGTGATTATATTGAAAATCTAATACAGAGGGAGACCAGTTTTCAAGCAAGTGGGAGTGACTACTCGGTGAAGGATAAAAGAAGCTGGTTCAAATGCGCCCGTTTGGATGCCATTAAATGGATTCTTGAT GCAAAAGGTCTGTTTGGATTTCACTTAAGTACAGCCTATCTGTCAATGATTTATTTCGATCGGTTCTTTTCAAGAAGGTGGATCGAT GATGAAAAACTGTGGGCTATTCGCTTGTTATCAGTTGCAAGTTTATCCATTGCTGCAAAAATGGAGGAACGTGAAGTACCGGGATTATCCGAATATCGTGTAGATGAATACAATTTCGAAGGAACTGTGATTAAAAAAATGGAGTTATGCGTTCTTAATACGTTGGAATGGAGAATGAGTTATGCCACTCCTTTTGCTTATCTCAATTATTTCACGACCAAGTTTTGTGAGGAATTGAGGCATAAAGAACTGGTAAATCGAGCTGCTGATTTAATCTTGGCCGTAATGGAAG AGATTGACGTATCTGAGCATCGACCTTCCGTTGTCGCAGCGGCGGCGGTTTTAGCCGCTTATGATAATCAATTAACGAAAAAGTTGTTTGAGGTGAAGATTAATGCAATCCCTTCATGGGGATACGTAGAAAAA GAGCATACATTTTCATGTTATAGTCTACTACAAGAGATTGTAATGTTGAAATCCAAGACCCCCATATCTAACATTTCCCGAAATTTGTTATCCACTAATTCAAGCTCCATCCATGTCGTCGATGATACGACAACCGGGATTGGCACGAAACGGAGACTAACGTATACTGATGGTGATCCACATTGCCCTCTGCATAAGGTTCCTAAATCTTAA
- the LOC142505177 gene encoding glucan endo-1,3-beta-glucosidase 3-like isoform X1 has translation MAWLLSIFTLALYLTATSQESVELLALHDSTPQNLEASSANGVPMAVQIDNEHLKNVSESVLMAESWVRANVLAHYPAMNVSTIVIGNTILCNKDQEDKLILISPSIKNIHYSLTRWGLQNEIKVSASLSSNCLESNFENYRVDLAQNYIKPLLELLQEIGSPYVVNPPPHLVDLSDETLTILKSHSKSIQSLGVLHFKNTRIILSSPRKERPFTRKLSFMDLYSRIVPFPPRPTPISPFRSPLPPLVGTVSPPPNFLPFGPSQPPLANPTPHPFLPHLAPMANPTSPPFGVPHLPPCNPSGSVGAPVAGVHHGLWCVAKPNVPAGTLQEALDYACGEGGADCEAIKPQGACFSPDTVVAHASYAFNNYWQKTKRHGGTCSFGGTAMLINTDPSKNIFCFLIYEFYGMPHIFYILET, from the exons ATGGCTTGGTTGCTTTCTATTTTCACCCTCGCCTTATACCTAACTG CAACTAGTCAAGAATCGGTGGAGTTATTGGCTCTCCATGATTCAACTCCACAAAATCTTGAAGCTTCATCTGCAAATGGGGTTCCCATGGCTGTTCAAATAGATAATGAGCACCTCAAGAATGTGTCAGAAAGTGTTTTAATGGCCGAATCTTGGGTTAGGGCTAATGTTCTTGCACATTACCCAGCCATGAATGTGAGCACTATTGTAATTGGTAACACCATTTTATGCAACAAAGATCAAGAAGACAAGTTGATTTTGATTTCACCATCAATCAAGAACATTCACTATTCACTCACTAGGTGGGGTTTGCAGAATGAGATTAAAGTGTCTGCTTCTTTGTCCTCCAATTGTTTGGAATCGAACTTTGAAAACTACAGAGTTGATTTGGCCCAAAATTACATCAAACCTCTACTTGAACTCTTGCAAGAAATAGGTTCACCTTATGTTGTGAATCCCCCTCCACATTTGGTTGATTTGTCTGATGAAACCTTGACTATACTAAAATCCCACTCAAAATCCATTCAAAGTCTAGGAGTTCTTCACTTCAAAAACACTCGAATAATTCTCAGTAGCCCAAGGAAAGAGAGACCGTTCACCAGAAAGCTATCATTCATGGATTTATACAGCAGGATAGTTCCATTTCCACCGAGGCCTACTCCTATATCCCCTTTTAGAAGTCCTCTTCCTCCATTAGTTGGAACAGTTTCACCTCCACCAAATTTTCTTCCTTTTGGTCCTTCACAGCCTCCACTAGCTAACCCAACACCCCATCCATTTTTACCCCATTTGGCACCAATGGCTAACCCAACTAGCCCTCCATTTGGGGTACCCCATTTGCCTCCATGCAACCCATCTGGTTCTGTGGGTGCACCAGTGGCAGGGGTCCACCATGGACTGTGGTGTGTGGCAAAGCCTAATGTGCCAGCTGGCACGCTGCAAGAAGCCCTAGACTATGCCTGTGGAGAAGGTGGTGCTGATTGTGAAGCCATTAAGCCACAGGGGGCATGCTTTTCCCCTGATACTGTTGTGGCTCATGCTTCTTATGCTTTCAACAATTACTGGCAGAAGACTAAGAGGCATGGCGGCACTTGTAGCTTTGGAGGCACTGCTATGCTCATTAATACTGACCCCAGTAAGAATATCTTTTGCTtcttaatttatgaattttatggaaTGCCtcacatattttatattttggaaACTTAA
- the LOC142515849 gene encoding uncharacterized protein LOC142515849, which yields MPEENTSSQNSQIPPNYPYFPYPPNYPHNPYPPNYPYNPYRPNYSSNPRATGMPFTSPTENEPFTPTFVRETQLSDRESLIELANLDKTDSGAAGRRKRSTWSKVEDEVLARSFVTISDDPIVGNDQKADAFWGRVASYYNENRTPGTPSRIASVIRSHWHNTIQKKSVDHLVSTKKARTSESGASNTSSNQDASLHVDLNEDETRPMGHKAAKRKGKGKMKSDIEGMTIWTICLQNLLSIQA from the exons ATGCCGGAGGAAAATACTTCTTCCCAAAATTCACAAATTCCACCAAATTATCCATATTTTCCATATCCACCAAATTATCCACATAATCCATACCCACCAAATTATCCATATAATCCATATCGACCAAATTATTCATCTAATCCACGTGCAACCGGTATGCCTTTTACATCTCCGACAGAAAATGAACCGTTTACTCCAACTTTTGTTCGGGAGACTCAACTTTCTGACCGTGAATCCCTAATCGAACTCGCAAATTTGGATAAGACGGATTCTGGCGCTGCTGGTAGGAGAAAGCGGTCAACATGGAGTAAAGTTGAAGACGAGGTTTTAGCGAGATCATTTGTCACTATCAGCGATGATCCAATTGTCGGCAACGATCAGAAGGCGGATGCTTTTTGGGGACGTGTTGCAAGCTACTACAATGAAAATCGTACTCCAGGTACACCCAGCAGAATTGCAAGTGTCATACGATCGCACTGGCACAATACCATACAAAAAAAG TCCGTCGATCACCTTGTTAGCACAAAGAAGGCGAGGACCTCGGAGTCAGGGGCAAGCAACACCTCATCTAACCAAGATGCAAGTCTACATGTAGACTTAAATGAAGATGAAACTCGTCCAATGGGTCATAAGGCAGCAAAGAGAAAGGGAAAAGGGAAAATGAAATCTGACATTGAAGGTATGACAATTTGGACAATATGTTTGCAAAACTTACTGAGTATACAAGCGTAA
- the LOC142505592 gene encoding protein SHORT-ROOT-like gives MDTLFRLVSLQSDQSLNSSRTSSSSRSSRQNLYQQEDEECFNIFMDDEDFSSSSSKHYNPYPHHQLHHHQQHHTASNTPTPTTTTTTGSATPTHQHVYDQSADQFSYSPARDVTLEFAASLSGQNSRWASDILLETAKAIADRNSTRVQQLMWMLNELGSLYGDIDQKLASYFLQALFSRMMDSGERTYRTLISASEKNCSFDSTRKMVLKFQEVSPWTMFGHVACNGAIIEALEGESKLHIIDISNTFCTQWPTLLEAIATRSDETPHLRITTILVSKSGGANGGAAGVPKVMKEIGSRMEKFARLMGVPFKFNVIHHAGDLSELSLAELDIKEDEALAINCVGALHSVATVGNRRDLLISILRRMQPRIVTVVEEEADLDIGVDGLEFVRGFQESLRWFRVYFEALDESFPKTSNERLMLERAAGCAIVDLVACPQAESVERRETAARWSHRLQGGGFRPVSFNEEVSDDVRALLRRYKDGWSMIQGSDSTGIFLSWKDQPVVWASAWKP, from the coding sequence ATGGATACTTTGTTTAGACTCGTAAGCCTCCAATCCGATCAGTCTCTCAATTCCAGCAGAACTTCCAGCAGCTCGAGATCCTCCAGGCAAAACCTTTATCAGCAAGAAGACGAAGAATGCTTCaacattttcatggatgatgaagatttctcttcttcttcttccaaaCACTATAATCCCTATCCCCACCACCAACTCCACCACCACCAGCAGCACCATACTGCTTCGAATACGCCCACTCCCACCACCACTACCACCACCGGCAGTGCCACCCCGACCCACCAACATGTCTATGATCAGTCTGCCGATCAATTCTCTTATTCTCCGGCACGTGACGTGACCCTCGAATTCGCTGCCTCACTTTCAGGGCAGAATAGCAGGTGGGCTTCTGATATTCTCTTGGAAACGGCGAAAGCGATAGCCGACAGAAACAGTACTCGCGTACAGCAACTCATGTGGATGCTCAACGAGCTCGGATCGCTTTACGGAGATATCGATCAGAAACTTGCTTCTTACTTTCTCCAAGCTTTGTTTAGCCGCATGATGGATTCCGGCGAGCGCACGTACCGGACACTGATCTCCGCGTCCGAGAAGAACTGTTCTTTCGACTCTACTAGAAAAATGGTGCTGAAATTTCAAGAAGTTAGCCCGTGGACTATGTTCGGCCATGTTGCTTGCAACGGTGCGATAATCGAAGCATTGGAAGGTGAGAGCAAATTACACATAATTGACATTAGCAACACCTTTTGCACGCAGTGGCCTACTCTCCTCGAAGCCATAGCCACGCGTAGTGACGAAACCCCACATCTGAGGATCACAACCATCTTGGTCAGCAAATCTGGAGGCGCAAACGGTGGCGCGGCGGGGGTGCCAAAGGTTATGAAAGAGATCGGCAGCAGGATGGAAAAGTTTGCTAGACTGATGGGCGTGCCCTTTAAGTTCAATGTCATACACCATGCAGGTGATTTATCTGAACTGAGTTTAGCTGAATTAGATATCAAAGAAGACGAAGCACTCGCCATAAATTGTGTGGGGGCATTGCATTCCGTAGCAACAGTTGGTAATCGTAGGGATTTGTTGATATCCATTCTTAGGAGGATGCAGCCTAGAATCGTGACGGTTGTTGAAGAAGAAGCTGATCTTGATATCGGCGTTGATGGGCTTGAATTCGTTAGGGGTTTTCAAGAAAGTCTGAGATGGTTTAGGGTTTACTTCGAGGCATTGGATGAGAGCTTCCCGAAGACAAGCAATGAGCGTTTGATGCTTGAAAGGGCAGCCGGGTGCGCCATCGTGGACCTGGTGGCGTGCCCGCAAGCGGAGTCTGTGGAGAGGAGGGAGACGGCGGCGAGGTGGTCTCACCGCCTGCAAGGTGGCGGATTTAGACCTGTTTCTTTCAACGAAGAGGTATCCGATGATGTGCGCGCCTTGTTGAGGAGGTACAAGGATGGATGGTCGATGATACAGGGCTCAGATTCCACCGGAATATTCCTTTCCTGGAAGGATCAGCCGGTGGTATGGGCTAGTGCGTGGAAGCCTTGA
- the LOC142505177 gene encoding glucan endo-1,3-beta-glucosidase 3-like isoform X2, with amino-acid sequence MAWLLSIFTLALYLTATSQESVELLALHDSTPQNLEASSANGVPMAVQIDNEHLKNVSESVLMAESWVRANVLAHYPAMNVSTIVIGNTILCNKDQEDKLILISPSIKNIHYSLTRWGLQNEIKVSASLSSNCLESNFENYRVDLAQNYIKPLLELLQEIGSPYVVNPPPHLVDLSDETLTILKSHSKSIQSLGVLHFKNTRIILSSPRKERPFTRKLSFMDLYSRIVPFPPRPTPISPFRSPLPPLVGTVSPPPNFLPFGPSQPPLANPTPHPFLPHLAPMANPTSPPFGVPHLPPCNPSGSVGAPVAGVHHGLWCVAKPNVPAGTLQEALDYACGEGGADCEAIKPQGACFSPDTVVAHASYAFNNYWQKTKRHGGTCSFGGTAMLINTDPSYGHCGFVLT; translated from the exons ATGGCTTGGTTGCTTTCTATTTTCACCCTCGCCTTATACCTAACTG CAACTAGTCAAGAATCGGTGGAGTTATTGGCTCTCCATGATTCAACTCCACAAAATCTTGAAGCTTCATCTGCAAATGGGGTTCCCATGGCTGTTCAAATAGATAATGAGCACCTCAAGAATGTGTCAGAAAGTGTTTTAATGGCCGAATCTTGGGTTAGGGCTAATGTTCTTGCACATTACCCAGCCATGAATGTGAGCACTATTGTAATTGGTAACACCATTTTATGCAACAAAGATCAAGAAGACAAGTTGATTTTGATTTCACCATCAATCAAGAACATTCACTATTCACTCACTAGGTGGGGTTTGCAGAATGAGATTAAAGTGTCTGCTTCTTTGTCCTCCAATTGTTTGGAATCGAACTTTGAAAACTACAGAGTTGATTTGGCCCAAAATTACATCAAACCTCTACTTGAACTCTTGCAAGAAATAGGTTCACCTTATGTTGTGAATCCCCCTCCACATTTGGTTGATTTGTCTGATGAAACCTTGACTATACTAAAATCCCACTCAAAATCCATTCAAAGTCTAGGAGTTCTTCACTTCAAAAACACTCGAATAATTCTCAGTAGCCCAAGGAAAGAGAGACCGTTCACCAGAAAGCTATCATTCATGGATTTATACAGCAGGATAGTTCCATTTCCACCGAGGCCTACTCCTATATCCCCTTTTAGAAGTCCTCTTCCTCCATTAGTTGGAACAGTTTCACCTCCACCAAATTTTCTTCCTTTTGGTCCTTCACAGCCTCCACTAGCTAACCCAACACCCCATCCATTTTTACCCCATTTGGCACCAATGGCTAACCCAACTAGCCCTCCATTTGGGGTACCCCATTTGCCTCCATGCAACCCATCTGGTTCTGTGGGTGCACCAGTGGCAGGGGTCCACCATGGACTGTGGTGTGTGGCAAAGCCTAATGTGCCAGCTGGCACGCTGCAAGAAGCCCTAGACTATGCCTGTGGAGAAGGTGGTGCTGATTGTGAAGCCATTAAGCCACAGGGGGCATGCTTTTCCCCTGATACTGTTGTGGCTCATGCTTCTTATGCTTTCAACAATTACTGGCAGAAGACTAAGAGGCATGGCGGCACTTGTAGCTTTGGAGGCACTGCTATGCTCATTAATACTGACCCCA GTTACGGTCACTGTGGATTCGTTCTTACTTAG